From the genome of Capsicum annuum cultivar UCD-10X-F1 chromosome 4, UCD10Xv1.1, whole genome shotgun sequence:
atatctctTTGAGCAGTCGGGGGATGGTTTTCATCAGTCCATAGAGCTCGAGGTAGaatggtcgggactggagggactcccagagtagggacaGGTTCTGGAGTGTGATCTCTATTATGGGTCCGCATctcatgggtgggacggacctcatctgcttgagcattctgatcgatgatacgatgtggaggcataactgtgtttttgAAATACAAGAgaccattgattaggggacagttcagactctgaagcatgaactaaatcacaaagaatggaaacatttcctaaacgcctagtagcctctggcttataagtgtggcatgctacacacccataaccaagactctacccgacgcgattttgcagaaacactgggaccatgaaccgtgctttaataccaagtttgtcacgacctgagccaGGGCCCTAtccgtgatgagcatcccaaaccatgaaggcccggaacacccttctctatctatttggtaatcatgcacctaattcatatgataaaaggtaatgcggaaagagaaatctaatacaaaaacatggtcaatctaaatatgatcataatactgaaaaatgaaatccaaaatatatctgaataataatgtctgactcggtctgtgaaatctctaccatgaactaatcaaagttgtctgaaagctgggacaaggcccccagtagaccaaaacctaactaatagtagtaatatgaaataaccaaaCCTTTtgaatcatagaaggctcactaTGGTAAACTCCAGTCTGTAATCCGAAATCtctactgtttatctggacccctaaactgtgcCTTAGAACCTGGAAGAAGGGGGGTCAACCAATTGTattggcacgcgaagcaatccaaaatagagtaattgaacatatatatatatataatatgtgagagaaaattttcatcaaacattatgcataaaacagtttctgaaaacacatgggcatcttctgaaaatatgtaacctgtctgtaattCTCAAACtttgatctgtgtattacttctgagttaggtggtatcaactacaagtctgatattccacgggcgatatggaatccgccattgactcggcggggaagcctccaacccgagtataccgtaagggttggagttcctgaatctaaTATGCCACACAACACTTAAGTcaatgtataataatatacccgggtcgaCAAACTacagttttaggcaatgagttgcttgaactcaagccggaaccacctaacatctctgtatgcccatttttaaccttttttgtacatgcaacattctgaatgtctaaaatcatgattgtctgaaatgtctattagtctgagtctgtaccaagacttgcaagtcatgatttctgagccataatacattaagctaaatctttcatttaaagcaaaatttagaccaccaaaaacatgcagctgacatagaagatttcgtgtttcgaaactcaagtcaaaatcatgcaaaaacttcatcacatatggtggtctagtgcctttagcaaatccatgcactttttcattacatgcattatgaacattaaaaattcatgctagattccctctttagtgatttaaaaccacctttaaatcataacaagagtttagtaatttcatatagtgctttccAAGGATGCAttacaaaacaattcatatgctatgagaaatctgaaaaattcataataagagggaattcaccaaaaatcatactctcaacaagaattcattcttaaatacatggttccatacattcatattctcaaatcactttggggaaggtcaaaagaccaaaacaatgatgttaaaacatttaatacatgaataaatatataGATTTAAAAACCTcattctaaaatatgatttttctatgcccatgagaatttaggaaaactctgtatacctctatttcggaaaataatgggtgcttcttgaagcctgtggattggggatttcgaatctctaatcgattttgaaaatccacagttgaattttgatttatttgggtttttagtttgaaacccttgggagtgttctggagaatttttagatgaatgtggatgtattttggagaattgggtactgaatttcgtgtttatggctgaataagggtgggaaaaggacaattttgccctaaaaatggagtgtttaagtcacttgaaatcattacataggcgccgcatatgatatcgcctatgtttacataggcgccgcctatgctatcgcctatgtttacataggcactgcctatgctatcacctatgtttaaataggcgccacatatgctatcgcatatgctttccagtggccatgtgctattggttaggcgacgcatactactttgaaaggccataacttcttgctcgggtgccgaattttagcaaaattagtatcgttggaaatataactcaaaaacctatcattttgcacatagtaggctctctaattcgacataaacaaagagtcatggttgatagaagttgacacaagtTTTAAtgaccacttaaacttaatctatcaaagtagttttcaactcatccttgagtcaaagaacctctatggtctaaattcatacacaaataattaacataccatattggcataggatttatagcttcgggattatcaacgcatcggaatcatggtcaCATTATAGCctgaaatgcggggcgttacaggTCAACAACATTTCATTAACTTTATAGATGACTACTCTCGTTATGGATATCTCTATTTAATTCATGAGAAGTCACAGTCTTTggatgtttttaaaattttcaagggtgagttgaaaatcaattaggcAAGAAAATTAAGGCAGTCAAATCTGACCGTGGAGGAGAAtattatggaagatatgatgGATCAGGTGAACAACATCCAGGACCTTTTGCAAAGTATTTGACAGAGTGTGGAATTGTACCTCAATACACTATGCCAGGGACTCCAAGTCAAAATGGTGTAGCTGAGAGGCGAAACCAAACTCTTAAGGATATGGTAAGAAGTATGATTAGTCATTCTTCTTTACTTGAGTCTCTCTGGGGAGAAGCATTAAAGACTACagtttatttattaaatagaGTTCCTAGAAAAGCCGTAGCTAAGACCCTATACGAGTTGTGGACTGGTAAGAAGCCTAGTATTAGGAACTTGCATGTATGGGGATGTCCAGCTGAAGAAAGGCCTTATAAGCCTAATGAAAATAAGTTGGATTCAAGAACTGTTAATTGCTACTTCATAGGTTACTCAGAAAGATCAAGAGGTTTTAAGTTTTATGACTCCTCGAATagatcctttttcaaaacagGGAATGCCAAATTTATTGAGGATGTTGATTATAGTGGGAGtaatcaaaacaaacaaattgTGTTTGAAGAGGAATTTGATAATGTCGATTCTAATGAAAATGATCAAATTACTTTACCAAATGTGTTTCAACCTATAAATTAGGATTATAGAGAAAACGCAATGATATTACCTCACCTTCAACAACCTCAAGTTGAAGTGCCTAAAAGAAGATCTAGCAGAGAAAGAAGAAATGCAATTTCGGATGATTATGTTGTTTATCTTCAAGAACATGTTTTTGACATGGGATTGGAAGATGATCCTATAAGCGTTAGCCAAGAAAAATCATGTGGAAATTCTGCTAAATGGATTGAAGCCATTAAAGATGAGTTGAACTCTATGAAAGACAATGGCGTTTGGAATCTTGTTGAGTTACCACGAGGATCAAAACCGATTGGTTGTAAGTGGATTTTTAAAACCAAACGTGATTCAAAAGGTAACATCGAAAGATATAAAGCACTCCTAGTTGATAAACGATTCACTCAAAAAGAAGGCATAAATTTTAAAGAGACATTTTCACCAGTTTCATCGAAAGAATCCTTTAGAATCATTATGGCACTTGtagctcattatgacttagagcGATATCAAATGGAAGTAAAGACTGCCTTTCTCAATGGAGACATTGAAGAAACAATATAGATGGTGCAACGAAAAATCTTTGAGTCTTAATATTCAAAGAACCTTGTATGTAAACTTAAGAAGTCCATATATGGTTTGAAACAGGTATCCTGTCAATGGTACCAGAAGTTTGATCAGGTGATAACCTCTTttgactttaaggaaaatactgtTGATCAGTGCATATATCTCAAGTTCAGTGGGAGCAAATTTGTTGTCCTTATgctatatgtagatgatattttcaACTGGTCAATAATGATATAGGTTTATTGCATGAAACCAAGAAATTTCTTTCaagtaaatttgaaatgaaagatcttggtgaggcaTTCTTTGTTCTAGGTATAGAGATCCATAGGGATCGTACTAGAAGTGTTCTTGGGTTGTCGCAAAAGACTTAtattgataaggtgctaagtagaTTTGGCATGCAAAATTGTGCACCAGGAGATACACTAGTGGCAAAAGGTGATACATTAGGTTTGCGCCAATGTCCATATTTAGATATAGAGAAGAAAGAGATGGATAAAATTCCATACGCATCAGTAGTGGGAAGTCTCATGTATGCACAAGTTTGTACGCGTCTAGATATTGCGTACATAGTGGGAATGTTGGGGCGATATTTAAGTAATTCGAGAATAGATCATTGGAAAGCTGCAAAACAGGTTATGAGGTATCTTCAAAGAACTAAAGATTACATGCTCACTTATCGGAGGTCGGATCACTTAGAGATCATAGGGTATTTCGATTCAGATTTTGTTGGATGTCTTGATAGTAGGAGATCTACATCATGTTATGTTTTTAAGATGGATGGTGGAGCGGTATTTTGGAAAAGTGTGAAACAAACATTAATAGCTTCTTCTACAATGGAAGCCAAATTTGTGGCCTGCTATGAAGCATCAAATTAGGGAATATGACTGAGAAATTCTATCACTGAAATGCAAATAGTCGATGGCATAGAAAGACCATTAAAAATTCATTGTGATAATAAGTCTGCTGAGTTATATTCGAAGAACAACCGAAGTTCGTCAAAGTCAAAGCATATAGAAATTAAGTATTTGATTGTGAAAGAAAGGGTTCAGAGTCGTCTCGTGTCGATTGAGCATACTAGTACAAACTTGATGATTGCGGATCCGCTCATGAAGGGTTTACCACCTAAAGTGTTTCATGGGTATGTTGTTCATATGGGTGTTGTCAAATTTGATAATGAGCCATTTTAGTaggagtttgttattttatttatgctaTTGATAGGTTAAAGTTTATTTTCTGGACAAACTCAAGTtttatgaaatccatgaattttgtATGATTATTGATAactctgaaaaataaaaatattaactttctaTTGCAGTATTGCATAAGGTATAAGAATGTGATTTTGGACTATTAAAGTCATAAGGTAGGACCATTTGGAAATAGGCATGACTTAGATCATTTTCCATGTAATTTTCGTATCTGATCTATGTCATTGATATTGCTGATATTTATGATCATTGATGGGTTTAGTTTCGAATATATGTTACGAAGACCGCTTTGATCCTATATTAATAGTATCGATGGACCAGATtgttttgagatatttaaatcaagatagcAAAGTTTGTGCGCACTAAAGTTTCAACTGTGAATAATTATTTAGAAATATATGTGGTTCAAGTGGGAGATTGTTAGTAATTTTCTATTTTGTGGACtcacatattaatatattattcataGATATGCTATCTTTAAAGAAACCCAAATTTTGATCTAATATAGTATTAAATGATTTGAGcttaaaatgtaaatatctatttaataTAAGTTTATTTTGATAAGTTAAACCTCAAGAACCTTTTCATAACTGTAATGGAAACTTAATTTAAAAAGTACCTCTTCTAAAGAGGTATAATTGAAAAGGTACCTCTTCTAAAGAGGTATAACTAAAAGGTGCCTGTCGGAAGAGTCAGATATAAATATCATGTTCCCTAAGTTTATATGTaacttttctctttctctacccCATCTAAGAAAAGAATATAGAAAGCGTATTAAAACTTAGAAGATCATACAACTTACATAAAACAAGAATTCAAAATCAAGTTATTTACAATGGAACAAGGTTAGTGTTCTTATTGTTCTTCTAGTTTTGAATCTCTGTCTAATGATTTATTTGTGATCTTGGGTGTAGTTCTTTAAAGTTTTCTAACACCTAGACCTTTCTCATataatatacatgaaaatattaCTAAGTCTTTGGAGAAGCTTCAAAACTTGAAGTTTTTCAATACTTCTGTCAACAAATTGTATGGTGAAATACCCTCGGGGGGTCCTTTCAAGAACCTTTCGAGTCAGTTTTTCATCTCCAATGAAGCATTGTGTGGTTCCTTAAGATTTATTGTCCAGCCATGCCCTACTTCATCAAAGAGCAGATCAAATAGGAAAAAACTGccagttctttttcttttgctagcAATTGCAGTTGTATTTGTTACTATGGCCTTTGTGCTCCTATGGATAAGGTATAGAAGAGGTAAAAGTGCTCCTCAAAAAGCTGAGTCATTGTCATGACCCGAtccggggccctagccgtgacgagcatcccgaaccatgaaggcccggaacaCCTTTctttatctggtaatcatgcacaacattcataaaacAAAAGATAATGCAGAATTAGAAATCTAATacgaaacatggtcaatctgaatgtgatcataatactgaaagctgtaattcaaaatatatttgaataataatgtctgactcagtctgtgaaatctatactatgaactaaacaaagTTGTCTGAAAATTGGGACCAAAACATAACCAATGATAATTATCTGAAATAATCATGCCTTCTagatcatagaaggctcaccactgcacaatcggATCTGTGATCTAAAATATCTACTGTTTATCTGGATCCCTaaactgtgcctcagaacctggagggaggaggggggtcagcacaaaagtactggcacgcgaagcaatccaaaatagagtacttgaacatatatatatatatatatatatatataNNNNNNNNNNNNNNNNNNNNNNNNNNNNNNNNNNNNNNNNNNNNNNNNNNNNNNNNNNNNNNNNNNNNNNNNNNNNNNNNNNNNNNNNNNNNNNNNNNNNNNNNNNNNNNNNNNNNNNNNNNNNNNNNNNNNNNNNNNNNNNNNNNNNNNNNNNNNNNNNNNNNNNNNNNNNNNNNNNNNNNNNNNNNNNNNNNNNNNNNNNNNNNNNNNNNNNNNNNNNNNNNNNNNNNNNNNNNNNNNNNNNNNNNNNNNNNNNNNNNNNNNNNNNNNNNNNNNNNNNNNNNNNNNNNNNNNNNNNNNNNNNNNNNNNNNNNNNNNNNNNNNNNNNNNNNNNNNNNNNNNNNNNNNNNNNNNNNNNNNNNNNNNNNNNNNNNNNNNNNNNNNNNNNNNNNNNNNNNNNNNNNNNNNNNNNNNNNNNNNNNNNNNNNNNNNNNNNNNNNNNNNNNNNNNNNNNNNNNNNNNNNNNNNNNNNNNNNNNNNNNNNNNNNNNNNNNNNNNNNNNNNNNNNNNNNNNNNNNNNNNNNNNNNNNNNNNNNNNNNNNNNNNNNNNNNNNNNNNNNNNNNNNNNNNNNNNNNNNNNNNNNNNNNNNNNNNNNNNNNNNNNNNNNNNNNNNNNNNNNNNNNNNNNNNNNNNNNNNNNNNNNNNNNNNNNNNNNNNNNNNNNNNNNNNNNNNNNNNNNNNNNNNNNNNNNNNNNNNNNNNNNNNNNNNNNNNNNNNNNNNNNNNNNNNNNNNNNNNNNNNNNNNNNNNNNNNNNNNNNNNNNNNNNNNNNNNNNNNNNNNNNNNNNNNNNNNNNNNNNNNNNNNNNNNNNNNNNNNNNNNNNNNNNNNNNNNNNNNNNNNNNNNNNNNNNNNNNNNNNNNNNNNNNNNNNNNNNNNNNNNNNNNNNNNNNNNNNNNNNNNNNNNNNNNNNNNNNNNNNNNNNNNNNNNNNNNNNNNNNNNNNNNNNNNNNNNNNNNNNNNNNNNNNNNNNNNNNNNNNNNNNNNNNNNNNNNNNNNNNNNNNNNNNNNNNNNNNNNNNNNNNNNNNNNNNNNNNNNNNNNNNNNNNNNNNNNNNNNNNNNNNNNNNNNNNNNNNNNNNNNNNNNNNNNNNNNNNNNNNNNNNNNNNNNNNNNNNNNNNNNNNNNNNNNNNNNNNNNNNNNNNNNNNNNNNNNNNNNNNNNNNNNNNNNNNNNNNNNNNNNNNNNNNNNNNNNNNNNNNNNNNNNNNNNNNNNNNNNNNNNNNNNNNNNNNNNNNNNNNNNNNNNNNNNNNNNNNNNNNNNNNNNNNNNNNNNNNNNNNNNNNNNNNNNNNNNNNNNNNNNNNNNNNNNNNNNNNNNNNNNNNNNNNNNNNNNNNNNNNNNNNNNNNNNNNNNNNNNNNNNNNNNNNNNNNNNNNNNNNNNNNNNNNNNNNNNNNNNNNNNNNNNNNNNNNNNNNNNNNNNNNNNNNNNNNNNNNNNNNNNNNNNNNNNNNNNNNNNNNNNNNNNNNNNNNNNNNNNNNNNNNNNNNNNNNNNNNNNNNNNNNNNNNNNNNNNNNNNNNNNNNNNNNNNNNNNNNNNNNNNNNNNNNNNNNNNNNNNNNNNNNNNNNNNNNNNNNNNNNNNNNNNNNNNNNNNNNNNNNNNNNNNNNNNNNNNNNNNNNNNNNNNNNNNNNNNNNNNNNNNNNNNNNNNNNNNNNNNNNNNNNNNNNNNNNNNNNNNNNNNNNNNNNNNNNNNNNNNNNNNNNNNNNNNNNNNNNNNNNNNNNNNNNNNNNNNNNNNNNNNNNNNNNNNNNNNNNNNNNNNNNNNNNNNNNNNNNNNNNNNNNNNNNNNNNNNNNNNNNNNNNNNNNNNNNNNNNNNNNNNNNNNNNNNNNNNNNNNNNNNNNNNNNNNNNNNNNNNNNNNNNNNNNNNNNNNNNNNNNNNNNNNNNNNNNNNNNNNNNNNNNNNNNNNNNNNNNNNNNNNNNNNNNNNNNNNNNNNNNNNNNNNNNNNNNNNNNNNNNNNNNNNNNNNNNNNNNNNNNNNNNNNNNNNNNNNNNNNNNNNNNNNNNNNNNNNNNNNNNNNNNNNNNNNNNNNNNNNNNNNNNNNNNNNNNNNNNNNNNNNNNNNNNNNNNNNNNNNNNNNNNNNNNNNNNNNNNNNNNNNNNNNNNNNNNNNNNNNNNNNNNNNNNNNNNNNNNNNNNNNNNNNNNNNNNNNNNNNNNNNNNNNNNNNNNNNNNNNNNNNNNNNNNNNNNNNNNNNNNNNNNNNNNNNNNNNNNNNNNNNNNNNNNNNNNNNNNNNNNNNNNNNNNNNNNNNNNNNNNNNNNNNNNNNNNNNNNNNNNNNNNNNNNNNNNNNNNNNNNNNNNNNNNNNNNNNNNNNNNNNNNNNNNNNNNNNNNNNNNNNNNNNNNNNNNNNNNNNNNNNNNNNNNNNNNNNNNNNNNNNNNNNNNNNNNNNNNNNNNNNNNNNNNNNNNNNNNNNNNNNNNNNNNNNNNNNNNNNNNNNNNNNNNNNNNNNNNNNNNNNNNNNNNNNNNNNNNNNNNNNNNNNNNNNNNNNNNNNNNNNNNNNNNNNNNNNNNNNNNNNNNNNNNNNNNNNNNNNNNNNNNNNNNNNNNNNNNNNNNNNNNNNNNNNNNNNNNNNNNNNNNNNNNNNNNNNNNNNNNNNNNNNNNNNNNNNNNNNNNNNNNNNNNNNNNNNNNNNNNNNNNNNNNNNNNNNNNNNNNNNNNNNNNNNNNNNNNNNNNNNNNNNNNNNNNNNNNNNNNNNNNNNNNNNNNNNNNNNNNNNNNNNNNNNNNNNNNNNNNNNNNNNNNNNNNNNNNNNNNNNNNNNNNNNNNNNNNNNNNNNNNNNNNNNNNNNNNNNNNNNNNNNNNNNNNNNNNNNNNNNNNNNNNNNNNNNNNNNNNNNNNNNNNNNNNNNNNNNNNNNNNNNNNNNNNNNNNNNNNNNNNNNNNNNNNNNNNNNNNNNNNNNNNNNNNNNNNNNNNNNNNNNNNNNNNNNNNNNNNNNNNNNNNNNNNNNNNNNNNNNNNNNNNNNNNNNNNNNNNNNNNNNNNNNNNNNNNNNNNaaattttcatcaaacatcatgcataaaatagtttctggaaacacatgggcatcattcgaaaatcataagtcattcttgtcaaaacagttctgatctttgtattacttctgagttaggtggcgctcccttacaagtctgatattccacggtctatatggaatccgccattgactcggtggggaagcccccaacccaagtgtgccgcaagggttagagtgtttgagtctgatacaccacacgacactaggccagcgtaatataatatacccggattggcaaatcacggttttggtcAATGATTTATCtggactcatgccttcttcggggaaccacctaagatcTCTTTAagccctattttagccttttatgaacatgcatcattctaaggTTTTAAAACTTGCAAATCTGATAAAGTTTGATTTCTGTTTTAGTCTGTGTTtgttatggcattttctgagtttggtatcgtcataccaagacttgcaagtcctatttctgagccataatgtcataagcatgatctttcataaacatatagtttcagaccacccaaacatgtaatttgtataagagatttcatgttccaaaacccaagtcaaaaccatgcaaaaactttcatcaaacatttggtggtcatgtgcttttggcgaaaccatgcactctttcatttcatgtatattcaacattcacaACCTTCTCTTTCGTATTCAAAAgtcatattcaaaacatagcaATAGCCCAAAATATTTCATACCATGCTTTTCAGAACGCATTCAAAACAATTTATATCATACGAAGATGGGAaaactcataacaagagagggattcattataattcattctctcaattgaataatcattcttgaacacatgcatacatatatacataatttcaaatcaatttgggggagaggtctaaagaccaaaacaataccgtcaaaacttctaaaacatgattatattcataagtttcaaaactccattcttaaaacatgaattatatgcccatgagattttaggaaaatcccgcGTACCTCGAATTAGGAATACAATAGGTGATTATTGAAGCCTACGACCTGGGGATTCCAAATAAGCGATCAACTTCGaaaacctacggttgaatcttgaactacttgaatttttattttgaaaccctagaaagtgttctagataatttttgataaaaatatcaatgatatgggtatttgggagttaaatcccgtgttagaggtgatagggGTTGGAAAAATACCCTTTTACACTTAATGAGACGGAACTTAAATGCTGAAAAACTCCCAGGCGTGCACCAGACCATGCGTCGCATGCTATTTCCCACCGCActggagcatgcgacgcatgctataTCGCATGCTGCCACCATGCGTTGGACCATGCGACGCATGCATATTGCATGAtgccactattttgggcatccaaacaaGCCCTAAACGacgtccaaaaattccaaaactcacccaatacGTATtatgaccttgccccatcgcaacgcaacaagAAAATTTAAAAACGGAGGTtgggaaggttgaaaataaaatccctGAAGATTACGAGCTAAAAATGagtaagtcttttaacacttagaatatttcCAAGTTTCTCATTCCATGCCCATGCTAATAAGAGACAATGTATTGCACGAATTTTATGGGGCGTTACAGTCATTGTCTACCATAACACGAGAAATAATTTCATACTATGAACTAGTCCAAGCAACGGATGACCTTAGTGAGAGTAATCTGATTGGTTTTGGAAGTTTTGGCTCTATTTACAAAGGTGTTCTCTGATGTGGAACTGCCATTGCAGTTAAAGTGTTCAACCTGCAACTGGATGTGGCATTCAAGAGCTTTGATACGGAATGTGAAGTTCTGCGCAACCTTCGCCATAGGAATCTCGCAAAAGTCATTACTACttgttccaaccttgattttaaGTCTTTAGTGCTTGAGTATATGCCAAATGGAAGTCTTGATAAGTATTTGTATTCACACTACTTCCTCGACATCAGGCAGAGGCTAAGCATAATGCTAGATGTGGCATGTGCATTGGAATATCTTCACCATGGGTTCTTGTCGGCTGTGATCCACTGTCATCTGAAGCCTAGTAACGTCTTgctggatgaggatatggttgcCCACCTTAGCAACTTTGGCATTTCAAAACTGCTTGGTGAAGATCAGGGTGATTTGTACACTAAAACCTTAGCAACATTGGGGTATATTGCGCCAGGTAC
Proteins encoded in this window:
- the LOC124897832 gene encoding receptor kinase-like protein Xa21 is translated as MKDLGEAFFVLGIEIHRDRTRSVLGLSQKTYIDKVLSRFGMQNCAPGDTLVAKGDTLGLRQCPYLDIEKKEMDKIPYASVVGSLMYAQVCTRLDIAYIVGMLGRYLSNSRIDHWKAAKQVMRFIVQPCPTSSKSRSNRKKLPVLFLLLAIAVVFVTMAFVLLWIRYRRVKVFNLQLDVAFKSFDTECEVLRNLRHRNLAKVITTCSNLDFKSLVLEYMPNGSLDKYLYSHYFLDIRQRLSIMLDVACALEYLHHGFLSAVIHCHLKPSNVLLDEDMVAHLSNFGISKLLGEDQGDLYTKTLATLGYIAPEYGLEGLVSTKCDVYSYGVMLLEIFTRRKPNEFDGDLSLKQWVSYSLLRAVMEVVDGNLVTQTGSHLQMELDVVASIMKVALDCCAESPVRRTNMKDVVGILQKINIQLLAC